GGCTGTCCCTCGACGGGTTGCGGATGCTCGACGGGTATCCTGGGGAGTGAAGACATGTTGGGGATCCGCCACGGCTCGGAGCCGTTGGCCACGTAGGCGTCGCTGAGAATGATGACGGGCGTCATATGTTTGACGGCGATCCGCCAGGCCTCGATGGCGATGTCGAAGCAGTCGGCAGGGCTCCGCGGAGCGACGATAGCCACGGGGCATTCCCCATGCCGCCCGAACATGGCCTGGAGGAGATCGGCCTGTTCCGTCTTGGTGGGCATTCCCGTACTCGGTCCTGCACGCTGCACATCAATCACCAAGAGCGGCAATTCCAGCATCACGGCCAGACCGATGCCCTCGAGCTTGAGCGAAATCCCCGGACCACTGCTTGCAGTGACCGCCATGGCTCCCCCGAAGGAGGCTCCAATGGCCGCTGCGACGGCGGCAATCTCATCTTCTGCCTGAAACACACGAACCCCAAACTCGCGACGGAGGGCCAGTTCGTGGAGAATGTCGCTGGCGGGTGTGATCGGATAACCAGCAAAAAAGAGATCACAGCCACTGAGCCGGGACGCCGCCATCAGTCCCCACGCCAATGCCTGATTTCCCATGATGTTGCGATACGTTCCCGGCGGGAGTTTGACGGGCGGAACCACGTAGCGATGGTGAATAAGTTCGGTGGTCTCCCCATAGTGGTAACCGGCCATCAGGGCCCGGCGGTTGGCCTCCGCGATGATAGGCTTCTTGCCGAACTTGGCCTCAATGAAGCGGAGGGTGGGTTCCAGCGGCCGATCGAAGATCCAGTACACCAGGCCCATCGCGAAGAAGTTACGGCAACGATCCGCTTCCTTCGTTGTCAGGCCGAGATCCTTGACGGCTTCGCGAGTCAGCCGCGTGATTTCCACGGTGACAAGCTGATAATTGGCCACCGTGCCGTCTTCCAGGGGGTTGGATTTGTATCCCGCAAGCTCCAGGTCCCGTGGGGAAAACGAGTCCACGTCCACAATCAGCAAACCGCCCGGCACCAGATCGGGAAGACTCGTGGCCAGGGCCGCAGGGTTCATCGCCACCAGGGCGTCCACCTTATCACCGGGCGTGTACACCCGCTTGGCACCGAAGTGCACCTGGAAGCCACTCACTCCGGCCTTGGTACCCCGAGGCGCGCGGATTTCCGCCGGAAAGTCGGGAAACGTGACGACGTCGTTACCCGCCACCGCCGAGGTATGGGTGAACTGGGTCCCGGCCAGTTGCATCCCATCTCCCGAGTCTCCCGAAAAGCGTACCGTGGCCTCTTCCAGCTCTATCACCCGTTTTTCCATAACGCCCTGGCCCTTCTGAATGCCGCCCGGGGCAGGATTGTTGGAAGTTGCGGAAATCGGAGGTTCCATGGGATTGTTACCTTTCAGGGCCCTTCACGCTCGATCAAAACGTCAGGAGTTGGAGGTAATGTGTACACCGCACGCGGAAAATGTTCCACAAGCCACTGAATGATGTTGATCGCATCGACCATCCCCACAACCTGTCCATCGTCATCCACCAGGGGCAGATGCCGATAGCCACGGTAGGACATGCGCGAAATAGCTTCTGCCAGACTGTCTTTCTTTTCCACAGTCACCGGGTTGGGAGATGCCACGTCTCCTATTGGGGTCTCCAAATCCGTGGCCTCCGCCAAACAGCGGAGGGCGTCTCTCTCTGTGAAGATCCCCACGGTTTGACCGCGATCGCAGACGGTCACAGCGCCCAGCTTCTGATCCCGCATTAGCTCCAGAACAGTTCTCAGGGGAACGCCACGCGCCACAGAAACAACAGGAGACGTGGCCAGCCGTGCCACGGGCTCACGCGAGATGTTGAAGGTGTTCAAAAGAGACGCCATGGCCTTGGTTCCGGAATGGCGCGACGAGCCACCCTTACCGCTGCTCCATCCCTGGAGAGTGACCCGACAAAGCAAAAGTCTTTCACGCAACTCACACTTGTAATCCGCTGGCCGGTGTTTTACCCCGGATCCGGTGCCCTTTCGGTCCCCCACATGGGCACGCCGTCCCCGTGAGGCTCGCGCTTCCCGGCCATTTCCCCGTAATCTGCAGGGAATTGATGCCCTCCCGCCCCTTCACTAAGCAAACCATCGGCAAACTTTCCCATTTGAGGATATCAATTTTGTCACTCTTAATTCTTTCATTTCCAGCCCCCTATGTCAATGCAGCGATTTGCTGATACATTCCCACTTTCCCTCTGGCGACGGGAATGCGCGGGTCCGCGCGGGCTCGCGGCACCATCATACGGACCGCGATTCGGTAGGGGCAATTCATGAATTGGCCCAACCTACGTCGGAGGGACCCGCTTGTCGGGTCCGCCGTTCAACCTTCGATCGTCCATTCCGCCTCACCGGGCACGACCAGCGTGCCCCTCCGACCCATCTCTTCGGAGGGACGTCCTTGTCACGTCCGTTCTTCAACATTGGATCGTCCATTGCCTTTCGGCGGGGACTCAAGTCCCGCGCCGAAAGCGGGGCTAAAGCCCCGCACTCCATGGAGTGCGGCGATTCATCGCCGCTTTTCGGTGAAGGCTTTAGCCTTCACCACCTTGCCGTTGGCGATGTTTTGCCACAACCACGAAAGCGTACCCCTGGTAGGGGCAATTCATGAATTGGCCCAACCTGCGTCGGAGGGACCCGCTTGTCGGGTCCGCCGTTCACCTTTCGATCGTCCATTCCGCCTCACCGGGCACGACCAGCGTGCCCCTCCGACCTATACCGGAGGGACCTGCTCGTCAGGTCCGCTTATCCACGTTCGATGTTCCATTTGCCTTCACCGGGCACGAGAGGCGTGCCTCTCCGACCCATCTCTTCGGAGGGACGTCCTTGTCACGTCCGTTCTTCAACATTGGATCGTCCATTGCCTTTCGGCGGGGACTCAAGTCCCGCGCCGAAAGCGGGGCTAAAGCCCCGCACTCCATGGAGTGCGGCGATTCATCGCCGCTTTTCGGTGAAGGCTTTAGTCTTCACCACCTTGCCGTTGGCGATGTTTTGCCACAACCACGAAAGCACACCCCTGGTAGGGGCAATTCATGAATTGCCCCAACCTACGTCGGAGGGACCCGCTTGTCGGGTCCGCCGTTCAACCTTCGATCGTCCATTCCGCCTCACCGGGCACGACCAGCGTGCCCCTGCGAAGTTTACCAGACGCCGTGGACAACGTCCCTCCAATAAACGCGGCTTCCACCCGGGCCAAGGCACACGACCATACGTACCCCAATTCGGTAGGGGCAATTCACGAATTGCCCCTCCAACACCCTGTGCCCGCGGCATGTCACGGGTTTTTGCAAAAATGGGGATGGCTCAGCACCGAGCGGGGACCGACCTGGGCGATTATCTACTGAGACGCTGGTGTTTTTAAATCGTGAGGAAAGTTATTCCCAAAGCCAGTCCAACTGCGCCACGGCGGCGGGGATGGAGATGAAAAATGGCAGCCATACCGCAAACGCCGGGGATAGTAGGTAGATGTTGCCCAGATATTCGCAGGTGAGGACGACGGCTGTGAAAAGGCCCACGACAAGAATGCCCAACCCCAGCGCGATGAAGACGTTTCTCTGCTCCCGCCGCACCACCAAAGGCAACCCTAAAAACAGCAGGTTGAGATCGCGAAGAGGCTGCACAATCCGGGCATGGATCCGCACCCGCACGTCCGCGCCCAGATCCAGACTCGGATTATGCAATCCGCGAATCAGACCCAGCGTGGAGGAATATTCCCGCCATGCCCTTCCTCCTGTTAACTGTTCAAAATCGATGTTACTGACCACAAAACACTGATCGTCCTTAAGCCAGGGATGATCGTGCGGAGTGAGGATGACCGGGCGTCCCCGGAGGAAGAGCGAGGGTTTATCCTTCAAATCCTTGGGGCGGACCATCCTGTCCAAAAGATAGCCGCTGGGGTGGTCTTTGGTGGCGGGAAGATAATACGCATTCTCGGCCTGAAGCTGCCCGCCGTACTGATCCAGACCCGGCGGCAGGAGGAAGTTGGGTTCGGCAATCCGATAGTCTTTTCGGTAGGCGGCACGACCGCGAAGTAGGATATCCGTCTCGTTATCATACCGGGCCTGAATCGGCCAGCCTTTCTCGCCCAGCAGATCGGTGTTGGTTCGGGCAAGGAGGTGAATCATGCGGGGAAGAATCATTTCTCGATTGCAGACCCCAAGCAGGATGAGCACAACCGAGCCGACCACGACGGGGGCGGTCACCCGGGCACGCGAAATCCCCGCCGCCAGAAGTGCCACCATCTCCTGCTGCCGCTGCAGCCAGGCCGTGGTGAACATGGCGGCCGTCAGCACCAGCAGCCCGAGCATACGGTCCAGAAAAGCCAGCGACTGCGGACCGTAATAGAGGAGTGTCAGTTTCAGCAGCCCGCCCCCCGCGTCGGCGGCGCGGAGAAACTCATCGAGGTTGGTAAAAAAGTCGAAGACCACAAAGATGCACACGAGACTGAAAAAGCAGACGAAGAAAGACTGGAAGAAGTGCCGGGCGATGTAGCGATCAATGATGGTGGCGAAAAACATACCGGTTTCCTCCGTGACATCTCGGCCGGTCCGTCATTCCACTTAACGTGGGGCGGCACTCCCACATCGCGCGATGGCCCGTGCCAGGCGTGCCATCCCCTTCTCCAGGCTGACGTCATCTGGCATGGCGAAGCTCACGCGGAGACAACAGCGCCGTGGCGGTTCCCCTTCTTCGGGAAAGCAGTATTCCCCCGGCACATACACGACACCTTCCTCCACGGCTGACTGGAAGAGCGGCCCTTCCACACCGGTGTCCCATTCTTCGGGCAGTTGCAGCCACACGTAGAGACCGCCCCGGGGCGGCACGTAATCCACTGCCACGACCGGCCGGAGCATGCCCTCCACAGCCTTGAGAGTGGCTTCCAGTTTGCGGCGGTAGATCGAGCGCAGCCGCGCCACGTGTTCTTCCAGCCAGCCTTCCTCGAGGATCGTGGCCATGACCATCTGGTTGAAATTGGGCGAGCCGAAATCGTGATGTCCTTTGAGGGAAAGCACCGGGTCCAGGAGCGCAGGGGGAAGCAGTCCCCAACCCACTCGGAGTCCCGGAGAAAACGATTTTGAAAACGAGCCGAGCATCACGACGTACTGACCGGTGGCGTCATAACTGCGGAGGGAGGACCACTCCTCTTCGTAATACGAGAGATCGCGATACGCGCAGTCCTCAATGATGTAGAGGCGATGTTTCCGCGACCAGCGTTGGGCCACTTCGACGAGGGCCGGACGCCTTTCCGACGCAAGGCTGAGCCCCGTCGGATTGTCGAAATAGGAGGCCACGTAGATGGCCTTGACGCGGTCCAGCTCGCCACGTCGTTCCAACCACGCCAGCCGGTCCTCCAGGGCGTCGGGAATCATGCCGTGATGGTCGCAGGCCACACCGACGCTGCGGGCCCCGAAGCTTTTGATCATTCCCAAGAACACGAAATAACTCGGCGCTGCGCAGAGGATAATATCGCCCGGATCCAGGAGCGCCTCAGCCACAAGATAAAGCAACTGATTGCTCCCCGCCGTAATGACGATCTGCTCTGGACCGGCGTGGCGCAGGCCCACCGCCGCGTCCTCCTGACAGAGGCGTTCCCAGATGGCCCGGCGAAGACGGGGATGCCCCAGGGTGGTCCCGTACTGGAGCGATTCGAGGGCCACTGTCCGACTGGAAAAAAGTTTTTCGATTGCTCTTTCCACAAGCTCCACCGGGAGGGAGAGGTGCTCCACAAAGCCAGCCGCGAGGGAAATGAGGTCCGGCTGGGCGAGGACCCTGGCCATCAGGACATTGGCAATCGGAGGCCCCCCAGACCAGGCGGCTCGCCGGCTCAACCCGGATAGGACTCGCTCCACCTCCGCCTGTTCTTTTTGCCATGAAGGCATCATTTCCCGCCGACTTTCTCCATTCCCAGTCAATGCGCGTTCCCCCATGTTCCCCATCTATTCTCCAGGATCATCCCGCCCGGGATGGTGGCCTGACTCGACCCAACCATACGGCCTTCCAACGATTCGCGCCGCCTGTGGAAACGCCACCGGCGAAGCCGTCAGACCTGGCCTTGACACCTGCGTGCCCAACACGCAGGTTACGGAAGCTGGAAACCGTCTTCGACCCCGTTTATGGTAACTCTACGGAGTGGGGCGGATCAATGGTTTTCAATGAAGTCAACGTGACGGTGAGAAAAAAAGGAATGCATGATCGAACGTTCAGGAGCGGACGTGACAAGCACGTCCCTCCGGAAAATCCTTCGGAGGGGCGCGCTTGTCGTGCCCGGTGAAGCGCGAGTGGATGATCGAAGGCTCGGAAGCTTTGACGAGTGATTCGGCAGCGTCGCTCACCGCCGGGCACCCCTTATCCAGCGGGCGCTGGTGGGTTAAAACCAAGTTGAGAGGGCACTCCGACGAAAGGACGGGCCAATGTCTTGCAAGTCTTTCGGGGAGTAGAAGCTGATTGTGGGAGCGCCACCTCATAAAACACAGGATCGCGGATGAACTCGCGGAATCGGCAGAAAAATTACTGGCTGACCCGGCGTTCGGCCCCGGTCGCGGGCAACGGCCAGCTTCGGCGGAAGGACATCCCCGCGGGGGAAACGCTGTGCTTTTACTGCCCTGCCAAGTGCTGCCATTACATCGCTTTGACGATTGATCGTCCTCGAACCTGGGAAGAGTTCGACACGGTCCGCTGGTTCCTCCTTCATGAGCGGACAGCGGTTTTTGTGGACAACGGGCAGTGGTACTTATTGGTGTTTCTCACCTGCACGAAGCTCCAGCCGGACGGCCGCTGCGGGATTTATCCCCTCCGCCCAAAAATCTGTCGCGACTACGATACAGATATCTGCGAGTTTGAAGAGAACGCGGTGTACGACCAGTTCTTCGAACTTCCCGAGCAATTGGAAGAATACGCGGAGGCGCTCCTCGGTCCGCGGGAGGGTGGATCCCTGCGATCTCCCCGGCCGGAACTTCTGCCCGTCCTCTCCTGAGGGAGTCGCCGCCCCTTCCTCGCCCCAGCCGCCGTTGCTGGATATGGGGTGGAAAAGACCGGAATGCCGGGAGGGCTGCACCGCGCATTTCTATTGTGGGGTTTTACCACCATGGCCGAGAAATTGATTCCCCCTCGCACGCTGAAAGGTTTTCGCGATTATTTGCCGCAGGTGATGATCCCCCGGGAACGCATCATGGAGATCGCCCGGCGGGTGTATCGTTCCTACGGTTTTGCCCCGATCGACACGCCGGCCTTGGAATATCTGGAAATCCTGGCGGGCAAAGGGGGCGAGGAAACCGACAAACAGATGTACCGCTTTCAGGATCACGGCGGGCGGTGGGTGGCGCTTCGCTTCGACCTTACCGTTCCGGTGGCCCGTTTCACCGCTCAG
This is a stretch of genomic DNA from Thermogutta terrifontis. It encodes these proteins:
- a CDS encoding 2-oxoacid:acceptor oxidoreductase subunit alpha; this translates as MEKRVIELEEATVRFSGDSGDGMQLAGTQFTHTSAVAGNDVVTFPDFPAEIRAPRGTKAGVSGFQVHFGAKRVYTPGDKVDALVAMNPAALATSLPDLVPGGLLIVDVDSFSPRDLELAGYKSNPLEDGTVANYQLVTVEITRLTREAVKDLGLTTKEADRCRNFFAMGLVYWIFDRPLEPTLRFIEAKFGKKPIIAEANRRALMAGYHYGETTELIHHRYVVPPVKLPPGTYRNIMGNQALAWGLMAASRLSGCDLFFAGYPITPASDILHELALRREFGVRVFQAEDEIAAVAAAIGASFGGAMAVTASSGPGISLKLEGIGLAVMLELPLLVIDVQRAGPSTGMPTKTEQADLLQAMFGRHGECPVAIVAPRSPADCFDIAIEAWRIAVKHMTPVIILSDAYVANGSEPWRIPNMSSLPRIPVEHPQPVEGQPFLPYARNEWLARPWAIPGTPQLMHRIGGLEKQDGTGAVSYDGDNHQRMVELRAKKVALIAKDYPPQVVEGPKSGKLLIVSWGSTYGSVYSAVQELWATGQDVAFTHLRYLNPLPLDLEDILSRYEHVMVPELNLGQLALLLQAKYLRPVHRVNKVQGRPFTVSELVEAALAILETGEKTSQPSENVVVEYVK
- a CDS encoding CBS domain-containing protein yields the protein MASLLNTFNISREPVARLATSPVVSVARGVPLRTVLELMRDQKLGAVTVCDRGQTVGIFTERDALRCLAEATDLETPIGDVASPNPVTVEKKDSLAEAISRMSYRGYRHLPLVDDDGQVVGMVDAINIIQWLVEHFPRAVYTLPPTPDVLIEREGP
- a CDS encoding LptF/LptG family permease, with the translated sequence MFFATIIDRYIARHFFQSFFVCFFSLVCIFVVFDFFTNLDEFLRAADAGGGLLKLTLLYYGPQSLAFLDRMLGLLVLTAAMFTTAWLQRQQEMVALLAAGISRARVTAPVVVGSVVLILLGVCNREMILPRMIHLLARTNTDLLGEKGWPIQARYDNETDILLRGRAAYRKDYRIAEPNFLLPPGLDQYGGQLQAENAYYLPATKDHPSGYLLDRMVRPKDLKDKPSLFLRGRPVILTPHDHPWLKDDQCFVVSNIDFEQLTGGRAWREYSSTLGLIRGLHNPSLDLGADVRVRIHARIVQPLRDLNLLFLGLPLVVRREQRNVFIALGLGILVVGLFTAVVLTCEYLGNIYLLSPAFAVWLPFFISIPAAVAQLDWLWE
- a CDS encoding PLP-dependent aminotransferase family protein, whose translation is MGERALTGNGESRREMMPSWQKEQAEVERVLSGLSRRAAWSGGPPIANVLMARVLAQPDLISLAAGFVEHLSLPVELVERAIEKLFSSRTVALESLQYGTTLGHPRLRRAIWERLCQEDAAVGLRHAGPEQIVITAGSNQLLYLVAEALLDPGDIILCAAPSYFVFLGMIKSFGARSVGVACDHHGMIPDALEDRLAWLERRGELDRVKAIYVASYFDNPTGLSLASERRPALVEVAQRWSRKHRLYIIEDCAYRDLSYYEEEWSSLRSYDATGQYVVMLGSFSKSFSPGLRVGWGLLPPALLDPVLSLKGHHDFGSPNFNQMVMATILEEGWLEEHVARLRSIYRRKLEATLKAVEGMLRPVVAVDYVPPRGGLYVWLQLPEEWDTGVEGPLFQSAVEEGVVYVPGEYCFPEEGEPPRRCCLRVSFAMPDDVSLEKGMARLARAIARCGSAAPR
- a CDS encoding YkgJ family cysteine cluster protein, which codes for MNSRNRQKNYWLTRRSAPVAGNGQLRRKDIPAGETLCFYCPAKCCHYIALTIDRPRTWEEFDTVRWFLLHERTAVFVDNGQWYLLVFLTCTKLQPDGRCGIYPLRPKICRDYDTDICEFEENAVYDQFFELPEQLEEYAEALLGPREGGSLRSPRPELLPVLS